One Callithrix jacchus isolate 240 chromosome 4, calJac240_pri, whole genome shotgun sequence genomic window, ATCAGTCTGTGGAGCAGTGTCAGAGAGCAGCATTCAGGCGTTGTTCTTTGTGTGAGAGCCACATCCTGAATTGTCTATCTGGCCTCTACCCCATGGTGGAGAGGTCAACAGGGAATATCACATCTCACAATTGATTATATACATCCTGCCTTTTATTTCTGAGAGAAAAATCTTCTTTTAAACAAGGTTTGAAAACCCACCCTATCCACCCACCCTGGGCACTCTGATCTCTGATTTCAATGGTTCCCAATCTGGATCCCAACAGGGAGGGCAGGGGCTTAGAAAATAATCAGGCCACTTTCCAGAACACCTGTCTCAGAGTAAATGCACAACACCAAGCCATCACTTATATAACAAGCACTACAGGCAGGCTGATGCTCAGACATGTGGGATCCTGGTGTTCTTGATCTGGAGACCAGAAACACAGGCCCAGTCTTGTCAAAAATCCAGAATCTCATTCAACCCTGGACTTCTTGGATCTCAGCACCATGTCCAGGTGATTCCTGTGCACATGGGCGGTCCTTGCCTCAGTGTCCTCTAGGTGTGGGGTCAGAACTGTGCAGTCTGCTCTCAGTATGGTCTGATCAGATCCCTTAGAACTGGAGGTCCAGGGTTCAGTCTCTGCACTCATTCTCTTCTACAGCCAGTCACTTCCTTGGTGCCCTCATCCATGCTTGAGGTTATAAGTATTGTTTATATGGTGTGACCTCCTAAATCTATGTCTCCAGCCCCGTCTATTTCTCATTTCCCCTAAACTCTGGAGTTGTCTGTCCAACTGCCACCCCGGCTCCCTCACCTGTATTCCTAGTAGACATCTCCTCCACTGAGTGCCTGGGATGTTCCCTCCTCAGTATGCTCCTGCCAGAGTCTCTCCATTTCCACAGCAGCCCCACCCTTCCTTCTACTCACTAATTTTACAACTGTGGGTGTCCTTGATTCGACTTTCTCACACCACAGATACAATCCATTGGCAAATGCTGTGAGTCCATGTTAAAATTCATCCAGAATCCCCTCATGTCCCACTATTTCCCTGCTCACACCCCGATCAAGGTAGCAACATCTCCAGCCTGGAATACTGTACTCGCTTCTCACTGTtttcccttctgcctccctcACCCCTTGCCTCTCAATTCTGTTCTCAGCACAGCAGTCAGAGCTCCTTTTAAAAGAGTTGTACCACATCTCTTGTCTGCTCAAAACTGTCTGCTACCTCCCCATCTTAGTCAGAACAAAGGTCAGATGCTTCTTCACACCCTCCAGGCCCACCTGCCCTGGCTGTACCTTTGACTTCACGTCAGATTCTCTCTCTCCAGCCCTCCTGGGCTCCTTCCTCTCCTGGGAACACAGACACCTTCCTGCCCTAGTGCATTTGTACTGGAGGTTCCCCGCCTGGAAAGAACTTCTTCAGACATCCTCGTGGACACTCCTCATGTCCCTCAATTCTTTCCTCAAAGGTCACCTTTGCAATGTGGTGCAGCCTGACCCCCCCAACACAACAGCCACCTTCCCTGTCCCCACTGCCCACACCCTGGATCACCTGCCTCAGAGCAAGTCCCACCTTCCAGCACTTTCCTTCCTTGCTCTGGTGATAGTGTATCTATCGTCTGCCTCTTCCCGCTGGAACACATGCTCCACAAGGTTagagatttttctgattttacttcAGTGATGTTCCGCAGATGCAGAACCACTCTGTCCTGTGTCTGGCCGACAACGAAGGTCACCGTAGAGCATCTCCTATTCTAAAGGCAGTATCCTTAGTAACACAGACTCAGGCCAAGTGCTGTTTCTTGGCAGCTACAGCACAAGGGCCCCTCACACTGACATCGAGGTTTCCTGTGCTTTTCTCAGCAGGGCTGCTGGTGTGTCCTCCCTCCCCCAATCCTCCCTGCAAACCAACTCCCAACCCACACACACCTCTGCACACTGCAGCACACAATCACAGTTCTCTCTTCAGGAAAGAATAGTCCTTGATGATGGGTCCAATTTCACAAACAAATGTCAGTCTAAATTAGACTCTGCTTTATAGATTCATGAGTTGGAATTGGAGCCAGCACCATGATCACTGGAACCAGGGCAGGAAGAGAGGGCAGGAGAACAGAGCAGAAGAGGAGCCCTGGAAGGAGGGCAGGAGCTGAATCGGTCTGAAAATTTGTCTCAGAAACACAGAGACTCCTGTGTGCAGGGGCTACTCTGGGCAATGTGTGAGCCTTTGTGGTCACAGCTCCCGATGGACAAGTTTCCACTGAAGGGACAAGGACAATGGAGCAGTGAAGCTGACCCAGCTGAGGACTGACCACATAAATCCCATGATGGACTCAACAGCAACTGGGCACAGGCCCGTCCACACTCGGCTCCTCACAGCCTTCTCCATCCCCACCTGCAACAGACTCAGCACAGAAAACATGTGGATTCTGGAAGGTTCTCAGgtctttatttcctctctcaGATTTTAGGAATTGACTTGTTTAATTAACCAATCAACCTCTCATgggaaatatttgagaaaacacatttatgtTCAGATTCTTATTTTCAGTAGGGAAGGAAGCAGTTACAGCTCAGTGCACCATGAAATTGAGACAGAGATGAAGACGCTCAGCCCCACCTCACTGGAACAGGAAAGATGACTGGGGAGGGAACACAGGTCAGTGTGGGGACAGGGGTCATGGTGGACATGGGGTGGGCTgtctctccacctcctcacattGTGCTAACAGGGACACAGACACATTCAGATGCCTTTGCAGAAAGAGATGCCAGAGGCTCTTGACGTCACAAAGGGGAGGAGTGAAGAAATCCTGCATCTCAGTCCCACACAAGGCAGCTGTCTCAGACTACAGAAAACAATAGTCATGAACAAATTCCGGTCAGTCATGGTAAGTGATGACACTCTGAACAGCCCACCAGACACTTgaaatgtcccaatcaaagaaTCTCCATTACCCAGTCCTGTCCCATCTGCCCCTACTTCCACCCACTAGAGACCCCCAGGGTCTCACCTTTACAAGCCCTGAGAGACACATCAGAGCCCTGGGCACTGTCACTGCCTGGGGTAGAACAAAAACAGGACCTGGTCAGAGCCCGTAGGAGATGTGGGCCAGGAGGAATTATGGGGTGGGTGAGTTCCTCCACACTCCCGCCCCCACCACTTATATGCAGCCTGAGAATAGCTCCCTCCTTTTCCACCTGTGGGAAGAAAATGTCCTGTgaagggcagggaggaggcagggccatGAGATTTTAGAGGACCCTCCTAGTCTTGGACGCAAGAGATATTTCTAGAACTGTGACTACACACCCAGGGCAGGATCAGGAAACACCAAGAAAGCAGGTGTGGGTCCTGGACCAACCAACCTCCTAAGGTCTGCCCTTAGCAGGGACCTTCCCCTGACTCGTGAATGCTGGGATCAGGTTCCCAACACCACAATCATCAAGGTGATACATCTGTCCTTCATTGTCAAGTGTGCTTCCAAAAAGAATAAGTGCTGGCACACAGGGCCCCAGGCTGGATCGGCACATGTGTGGATGGTGCTTCCCAGTAATGAGCGGGGGAACACTTCTACCTGGGGTTTGAAATACCCAGTGTGACAAGAAAACCCAGACCCCACTCCTCACCCCTTCCCTACCTGAGCTCTTCCTCCTCCACATCACAGCAGTGACCACAGCTCCAGTGACCACAGCTGCTAGGACAGCCAGGCCAGCAATGATGCCCATGATGGGGATGGTGGGCTGGGAAGATGGCtctgggaaaggagaggaaggtgAGGGGCCCTGACCCCAGACCTCAGCCCTGACCCAGCTGAAGGCTCCAGAAGGGCTCCTGCTTTCCCTGAGAAGAGATGTGAACCCCCAATCCTCTCCTTACCCCATCTCCCTCCTTACCCCATCTCAGGCTGAGGGGCTCCAGCAGCCCCTCGTGCTGCACATGGCATGTGTATCTCTGCTCTTCTCCAGAAGGCACCACCACAGCCGCCCACTTCTGAAAGGTTCCGTCCCCTGCTGGTCTGGTCTCCACAAGCTCTGTGTCCTGAGTTTGGTCCTCCCCATCCCGCTGCCAGGTCAGTGTAACCTCTGCAGGGTAgaagcccagggcccagcacctCAGGGTGACCTCTTGGTTAGAGATGGGGTGGTGGGTCACGTGTGTCTTTGGGGGTTCTGATGGGAAAAGTCAGAAAATTTAAGCAATTTGCATCTCTCATGGGACACCTCAGCATCATCCATGGGACCATCCTGAGAATAGAGAGGACACCTGGGATGGGGAAGGGAGCACAGAACCCAGACACCAGGCTGGACACAGCACCTGCAATAATCTATTCTTTGAATTTCAAATTCTAGTCTCTGAGGGAAGAACAGGGACTTCTGGTCCTGACCTGACTGGAGGCTGAGGGACTGAGAAAAGCTGGAATCTGACCTTCAAACACATTTGAGTGTGAGGCAGAGAACAAGGCCTGAGAGAAAAAGTCAGGTGCCCACGGCGGCTGCAGGGGTCAAAGCGGACCCCTGATCAGTATTCCAGGAACCGTCATCCCCTCCATTTCCTCAGAGACGTCATCCCTTAATTGTCCTAGAGAGCAGGGGGGCCCTCAGAGGAAACTCAGGAAAACACGCCATTCTCCATTCAAGGGAGGGCGATATTCTAGCGCGGATCCcgttttcctcccctcctcctgggaGGCCATCCCGAGAGATCTATAGGAGATGGGGACGGCTCCCCAATGCCCATGGTACCTGCGCGCTGCAGCGTCTCCTTCCCGTTCTCCAAGTATCTTTTGAGCATCTCCACGCACTCTCCCTCCAGCTGTGCCCTCAACTGCTCTGCATACTTCTCCGCCTCCAACTTGCGCTGGGTGAACTCAGCCACCGTGTCCGCGGCTGTCCAGGAGCGCAGGTCCTCGTTCAGGGCGACGTGATCCTTGCCGTCGTAGGCTATGCGGCAGTACCCGAGAAGGAGGTGCCCATCGGGCCACAGGTCGCAGCCAAACAACACCTGGAGGGTGTGAGACCCTGGCCCCGCCATTGCGGTCAGCCCCGCCCCCCCAGCCCACCCAGCCCCGCGGGGATTTGGGCCTAAACTGAAGATGAAACTGGGTAAAGGCACCTTGGGGCCCTCTCGGGTCCAGGGTACGGACGGGTTCTGTAGCCTCGGGGTGGATCTTGGGCCCAGAGACTCGGTGGGACCCGGGCCGTCCgtggaggatggggaggggtcTTGATCTGCGCTCCGGGCCGGGGTCACTCACCGGCCTCGCTCTGGTTGTAGTAGCCGCGTATGTCCCGCAGGCTCACTCGGCAAGCCTGTGCGCAGGCCTCTGTTCTCCGTGTCAACAGGTCCCAATACTCCGGCCCCTCCTGCTCCGCCCACGGCGCCCGCGGCTCAGTCTTCGGAATCGCGGCGTCGCTGTCGAACCGCAGGAACTGAGTGTCGTCCACGTAGCCCACTGAGAAGTACCGGGGCTCCCCGCCGCCGGGCCGGGACACAGTGGTGCTGAAATACCTCAGGGAGTGGGAGCCTGGGGACGAGGAGGGGCTGAGACCGCCGACCCTCCTCCCGGCGCGGATCCCCGGGTCCTGCGCCCCCTCCCGACGGGCCCCTCGCTCCTCCCGACCCCGAACTCACTCGGCCAGGTCTCAGTCAGGGCCAGAGCCCCCGAAAGCAGCAGAAGGCGGCTTCGGGGCTCCATGACCCCAGCCTCGGTGTCTGGGGAGAATCCGAGTCCGGGCAGGTGACTGGGGGCCTCAGAACCGGGACCTCGGCGACGCCGATTGGCTTCTCTAGAAACCAATGGGCGGGGGAACCAGGGATAAGCCTAGGGTATCCAGGAAGAAGGATCTGACAGGTTGGGAGAAGTGAAACTCGGGGAAGTGGGGAATCCCCAACGCGGCACTTCGCCAGTGCAGACACGCCCCTCGGTGCCTGAGACCCCGAGAGCCACGCCCAGGAACTAGGACTTGGTCCTGATCCCTCTTCTCCTACACCAAGCCTCTTTCTCACACTGTCTTCCTGAGTCCTGGCCAAGGATCTGTCTGTGGAAACCAGAGAGAGACCCCCAGGCTGCGCCCAGCCTTTTCCCCTTCACTTCTGGTCCTGGAATCCCCGTTCCTGAACTGGACTCCCTGCCTCCCACTCCTTACTTCTCCCCTTGGACTCTTGTACACGGAGACTCACCACGGGGAAGTTGATGTCAGAGAGTGAGCTCGCCCTGGAATAGAggtgtagagacaggggttttctCTCTACACCTGGTGAAGTTTTGTCTGAATGCACCAGATAGAGACTCTCATAGAGAccagtttcctttttattaatacaGTAGGTAGCACAATATTGTAATCCCTGAATGATTAGGATTCCAATCTGTCAAAGACCTGGGTCAAAACAGCATCACAATTAAACTCTCAAAGCTCCTAAGTTTTACTTTCCCAGTCTATGGATCTGTGACTCCAGATTgttgcatttaaaattattttcattccctAGCTGGAGTTTTCCTATGAGTCCAGAGCACCTCCTGAATATGAAGAAGCAGGTTTGTTACTGTGTATTGAACCGGGAGCCTGTAGTCATCACTCAGAGTTGCGAGAGCTCCATGCAGTCCCAATGCTCTTCACCAGCGCTCAAGCACTGCCTGCTTTCGTGAGCTATGCACATGTAAGCACTGTGCATATTCTATTCAGACACTTggaatttttgtacctttttttttttttaaatcacagggAAGCCATTAGgaagtatttaatacattttaggcAGTCCcacaaaatgtattaaatactgGAAGCAAAGAGCCCCCTGCTAGGCTCTTCCACTGCTTTAGAATTCTTTCCCCTGCTCCTTTTCCTCACCTCCTGCTTCTGCAGCccttctctctgcccctctcATCCCTCACACCCTCCTGTCCCCTCAGTTCCCAT contains:
- the LOC100388209 gene encoding patr class I histocompatibility antigen, A-126 alpha chain isoform X5, with amino-acid sequence MEPRSRLLLLSGALALTETWPSSHSLRYFSTTVSRPGGGEPRYFSVGYVDDTQFLRFDSDAAIPKTEPRAPWAEQEGPEYWDLLTRRTEACAQACRVSLRDIRGYYNQSEAGSHTLQVLFGCDLWPDGHLLLGYCRIAYDGKDHVALNEDLRSWTAADTVAEFTQRKLEAEKYAEQLRAQLEGECVEMLKRYLENGKETLQRAEPPKTHVTHHPISNQEVTLRCWALGFYPAEVTLTWQRDGEDQTQDTELVETRPAGDGTFQKWAAVVVPSGEEQRYTCHVQHEGLLEPLSLRWEPSSQPTIPIMGIIAGLAVLAAVVTGAVVTAVMWRRKSSGGKGGSYSQAAYNDSAQGSDVSLRACKGETLGLPCVGLRCRISSLLPFVTSRASGISFCKGI
- the LOC100388209 gene encoding HLA class I histocompatibility antigen, C alpha chain isoform X4, whose protein sequence is MEPRSRLLLLSGALALTETWPSSHSLRYFSTTVSRPGGGEPRYFSVGYVDDTQFLRFDSDAAIPKTEPRAPWAEQEGPEYWDLLTRRTEACAQACRVSLRDIRGYYNQSEAAYDGKDHVALNEDLRSWTAADTVAEFTQRKLEAEKYAEQLRAQLEGECVEMLKRYLENGKETLQRAEPPKTHVTHHPISNQEVTLRCWALGFYPAEVTLTWQRDGEDQTQDTELVETRPAGDGTFQKWAAVVVPSGEEQRYTCHVQHEGLLEPLSLRWEPSSQPTIPIMGIIAGLAVLAAVVTGAVVTAVMWRRKSSV
- the LOC100388209 gene encoding HLA class I histocompatibility antigen, C alpha chain isoform X2 translates to MEPRSRLLLLSGALALTETWPSSHSLRYFSTTVSRPGGGEPRYFSVGYVDDTQFLRFDSDAAIPKTEPRAPWAEQEGPEYWDLLTRRTEACAQACRVSLRDIRGYYNQSEAGSHTLQVLFGCDLWPDGHLLLGYCRIAYDGKDHVALNEDLRSWTAADTVAEFTQRKLEAEKYAEQLRAQLEGECVEMLKRYLENGKETLQRAEPPKTHVTHHPISNQEVTLRCWALGFYPAEVTLTWQRDGEDQTQDTELVETRPAGDGTFQKWAAVVVPSGEEQRYTCHVQHEGLLEPLSLRWEPSSQPTIPIMGIIAGLAVLAAVVTGAVVTAVMWRRKSSV
- the LOC100388209 gene encoding patr class I histocompatibility antigen, A-126 alpha chain isoform X3, giving the protein MEPRSRLLLLSGALALTETWPSSHSLRYFSTTVSRPGGGEPRYFSVGYVDDTQFLRFDSDAAIPKTEPRAPWAEQEGPEYWDLLTRRTEACAQACRVSLRDIRGYYNQSEAGSHTLQVLFGCDLWPDGHLLLGYCRIAYDGKDHVALNEDLRSWTAADTVAEFTQRKLEAEKYAEQLRAQLEGECVEMLKRYLENGKETLQRAEVTLTWQRDGEDQTQDTELVETRPAGDGTFQKWAAVVVPSGEEQRYTCHVQHEGLLEPLSLRWEPSSQPTIPIMGIIAGLAVLAAVVTGAVVTAVMWRRKSSGSDSAQGSDVSLRACKV
- the LOC100388209 gene encoding patr class I histocompatibility antigen, A-126 alpha chain isoform X1 translates to MEPRSRLLLLSGALALTETWPSSHSLRYFSTTVSRPGGGEPRYFSVGYVDDTQFLRFDSDAAIPKTEPRAPWAEQEGPEYWDLLTRRTEACAQACRVSLRDIRGYYNQSEAGSHTLQVLFGCDLWPDGHLLLGYCRIAYDGKDHVALNEDLRSWTAADTVAEFTQRKLEAEKYAEQLRAQLEGECVEMLKRYLENGKETLQRAEPPKTHVTHHPISNQEVTLRCWALGFYPAEVTLTWQRDGEDQTQDTELVETRPAGDGTFQKWAAVVVPSGEEQRYTCHVQHEGLLEPLSLRWEPSSQPTIPIMGIIAGLAVLAAVVTGAVVTAVMWRRKSSGSDSAQGSDVSLRACKV